Genomic DNA from Anguilla anguilla isolate fAngAng1 chromosome 17, fAngAng1.pri, whole genome shotgun sequence:
GGCGGGTCGAAGACAGCTGCCGTGTTCCATGAATGAGACGAGCTGGTGGTCAGACTGGACGTGTAGCACCACAGAAAGCCACCAGCTGTACGGAACGTTCATGCGGCAACTGTCTGCGTCCTTGTTTGAGTGGCGGACGAAGAGGACGTCTGCCGTCTGAGGGAGGCAAAGCTGGAAGGGAAGCTCGGGATGGTCGGCCTGACGAACACTGAGGTCTCGATGTTGCTCGCGCTGCACTGCCGTCGCCGCACGCGTGGAGCTGTGGAGACGGAGCGACTCGTCGGTAAGCTCATCGAGACCTTGGACAGTGAGAAGGGACACGACACCCTGGGCATCCCGTTGCTGGACCACAAATGCATCCAGTCGATCTGGGCGGAGCAGAGGTGCCACCTCTGCTGCATACAGGACCCACCAGTTGTGAGCCTGTACACCCAGACCGGTCAGCTGACAAAGGGAGATGTCAAGATGCCGGTATTTCGCTGCGCGCACAGTTTGACATCGCTGGAGTCATTCCACCTCCACCTCAACCGGTTCATCCCTGGTAAGCGAATCACCTGTCGCAAAATGGTTGGCGAGCAAAACGGTTTAGATAAATTTACATCTTTGCTAACATGCATCGTTCTGTTTCATTTCAGGAGATAGTGCGAACGCCTTGCAC
This window encodes:
- the LOC118217203 gene encoding uncharacterized protein LOC118217203, which produces MVGLTNTEVSMLLALHCRRRTRGAVETERLVGKLIETLDSEKGHDTLGIPLLDHKCIQSIWAEQRCHLCCIQDPPVVSLYTQTGQLTKGDVKMPVFRCAHSLTSLESFHLHLNRFIPGDSANALHFQAFLLDGLVRWNENRTAAAVEGPAQPLLCYSGHLQHSLNQLSQRVLGQSLVKDHTKPGEYSGELIGIKYLYSQTGRVLQDVSLDLDTPDEAADLQLHEFACHLCA